One part of the Bdellovibrio bacteriovorus genome encodes these proteins:
- a CDS encoding VOC family protein — protein MAHEFQKQRISDWHRSNLGNHITDKTRDIDTQDFTPSQQRSDLHFQVDGLKTLLNELAGKGIQIEDPVVENDFGSFAWIHDPQGQRIELWEPAPWQNNLINLPEPD, from the coding sequence ATGGCACACGAATTTCAAAAACAGCGCATTTCGGACTGGCACCGCTCCAACCTGGGAAACCATATCACCGACAAGACCCGGGATATTGACACGCAGGACTTCACACCATCGCAGCAAAGATCTGATCTGCACTTTCAGGTCGATGGCCTGAAAACTCTGCTGAATGAACTTGCTGGGAAAGGCATTCAAATCGAGGACCCAGTGGTTGAAAACGACTTTGGTTCGTTTGCCTGGATTCATGACCCTCAAGGACAGCGCATCGAACTGTGGGAGCCCGCCCCCTGGCAGAACAATCTGATCAACCTGCCCGAGCCGGACTGA
- a CDS encoding S8 family peptidase — translation MNSYSQENSEKDIVVAIIDTGVDVNHPLLRDNLWVNPREKDNMKDDDGNGYADDLHGWNFVSNNNDLTDNHGHGTHVAGIIQQRTRSSRVKFMILKYYDPSIPANDNLMNTVKAIRYATKMKADIINYSGGGDERSPMEEAAIRDAQEQGILFVAAAGNEGRNTDLVGYYPAGYKLNNIISVAAMDSQKRLLASSNFGTSSVDIAAPGKNVFSALPGGKYGYMSGTSQATAWVSGLAASLMLNRPWETLNPQDIKRALVKSGVKDRQLSRKIRSQTRISNLQVGLNLE, via the coding sequence ATGAATTCATACTCTCAAGAGAATTCAGAAAAGGATATTGTCGTTGCGATCATCGACACCGGCGTGGATGTGAATCATCCCCTGCTTCGCGACAATCTGTGGGTGAACCCCCGCGAAAAAGACAATATGAAAGATGATGATGGCAATGGATATGCCGATGACCTCCATGGATGGAATTTTGTTTCCAACAACAACGACCTGACCGACAACCACGGTCACGGCACACATGTGGCCGGCATCATCCAGCAGCGCACCCGTTCTTCGCGGGTGAAGTTCATGATTTTGAAATATTATGACCCGTCGATTCCGGCGAACGACAACCTGATGAATACTGTGAAGGCCATTCGTTACGCCACAAAGATGAAAGCGGATATTATCAATTATTCCGGCGGTGGTGACGAAAGAAGCCCCATGGAAGAGGCAGCCATTCGCGACGCCCAGGAACAGGGCATTCTTTTTGTCGCTGCCGCCGGCAACGAGGGGCGCAACACCGACCTGGTGGGCTATTACCCGGCAGGATACAAACTGAACAACATCATTTCCGTGGCTGCCATGGATTCACAAAAACGCCTGCTGGCGTCCAGTAACTTCGGCACAAGTTCTGTGGATATTGCAGCTCCGGGAAAAAATGTGTTTTCAGCCCTTCCCGGCGGAAAATACGGATATATGAGCGGCACCTCCCAGGCAACGGCGTGGGTCAGTGGACTGGCGGCCTCGCTGATGCTCAACCGCCCTTGGGAAACCCTGAATCCGCAGGACATTAAAAGAGCGCTGGTTAAAAGCGGCGTCAAAGACCGCCAGCTTTCCAGGAAAATCCGTTCCCAGACTCGCATTTCAAACTTACAGGTGGGATTGAATCTGGAGTAG
- a CDS encoding thermonuclease family protein has product MLKPALILLLPLMITACSESLQAREVPAIQATCEHDEKTFRCVEVLKNYDGDTLTVNIPNVPALIGKKISVRVFGIDTPEVKTKNKCEKEAGRIARNLVASTLKNAKSVELHNVQRDKYFRILADVMVDGRSLADILLKNNLAYAYDGGTKSHPDWCKSLRQPANY; this is encoded by the coding sequence ATGTTGAAACCTGCATTGATTCTGCTTCTGCCCCTGATGATCACCGCCTGCTCTGAAAGTTTGCAAGCCCGGGAAGTCCCGGCGATCCAAGCCACCTGTGAACACGATGAAAAAACCTTCCGCTGCGTGGAGGTTCTGAAAAACTATGACGGTGACACCCTGACCGTGAACATTCCCAATGTCCCGGCCCTGATCGGGAAAAAGATCAGCGTGCGTGTTTTTGGCATCGACACGCCGGAAGTAAAAACGAAAAACAAGTGTGAAAAGGAAGCCGGTCGCATTGCCCGCAACCTTGTGGCCAGCACCCTTAAAAACGCCAAAAGTGTGGAGCTTCACAATGTTCAGCGTGACAAGTACTTCCGCATTCTGGCGGACGTCATGGTTGACGGCAGATCTTTGGCGGACATTCTGCTAAAGAACAACCTGGCCTATGCCTATGACGGCGGAACCAAAAGCCATCCGGACTGGTGCAAGTCTTTGCGTCAGCCTGCCAATTATTAA
- a CDS encoding GGDEF domain-containing protein has protein sequence MKQWVKKLVDQFDMDWGSNSGTEKAKDVPAMSEERATLLFILDVMNKHLFEIQNHSVRKVRNKLDNFSKALVKQDHADTERVLFEIRQFISSYRIDEYSYVQNTFDDFKRIIWEFADHLSEEVDAEASASGDINQSLEQLREAVESNSIEDLRAKSREFINFYLKHQSTHNERRSKRMEAIKKNLTTVKKQLMEANTTMRKDHLTGAHNRRSYDEQIRRYLQLHEIDKDPMTLIIMDIDFFKKINDSYGHDIGDFVLQECVRLIQESFSREEDFIARLGGEEFAVILPGCDAQAAVRMAEEAMNRIRKEVFVHEKFEIRFTVSMGIAEVMPGEKADSLYKRADEALYESKQTGRNKYTVSKGSQIKRVA, from the coding sequence TTGAAACAGTGGGTGAAAAAACTAGTTGATCAGTTTGACATGGACTGGGGCTCGAACAGTGGCACTGAAAAAGCCAAGGATGTTCCAGCCATGAGCGAAGAGCGCGCAACCCTGCTCTTTATTCTCGACGTTATGAACAAGCACCTTTTTGAAATCCAGAACCACTCGGTGCGCAAAGTGCGCAACAAGCTGGATAACTTTTCAAAGGCTCTGGTGAAGCAGGACCATGCCGACACCGAACGCGTGCTGTTTGAAATCCGTCAGTTTATTTCCAGTTATCGCATTGATGAATACAGCTATGTGCAAAACACCTTTGATGACTTTAAACGCATCATCTGGGAATTTGCCGATCACCTGAGCGAAGAGGTCGATGCCGAAGCTTCGGCCAGCGGCGACATCAATCAAAGTCTGGAGCAACTGCGTGAAGCGGTTGAATCCAACTCTATTGAAGACCTGCGCGCCAAGTCCCGTGAATTTATCAATTTCTATCTGAAGCATCAGAGCACGCATAATGAACGCCGTTCCAAACGCATGGAGGCGATCAAGAAGAACCTGACCACGGTCAAAAAGCAGCTTATGGAAGCTAACACAACCATGAGAAAAGACCATTTGACCGGGGCCCACAACCGCAGAAGCTATGACGAGCAAATCCGCCGTTACCTGCAGTTGCATGAGATCGACAAAGACCCTATGACTTTGATCATTATGGATATCGACTTCTTTAAAAAGATCAACGATTCATACGGCCACGACATTGGCGACTTTGTCCTGCAGGAATGTGTTCGCCTGATCCAGGAAAGCTTCTCCCGCGAAGAGGACTTCATTGCCCGTCTGGGCGGTGAGGAATTTGCGGTGATCCTGCCGGGCTGCGATGCCCAGGCGGCGGTGCGCATGGCGGAAGAGGCCATGAACCGCATCCGCAAAGAGGTCTTCGTTCACGAGAAGTTTGAAATCCGCTTCACCGTGTCCATGGGTATCGCCGAAGTGATGCCCGGAGAAAAAGCGGACTCTCTTTACAAGCGCGCCGACGAGGCCCTGTATGAATCCAAGCAGACAGGACGCAACAAATACACCGTGTCCAAGGGCTCCCAGATCAAACGTGTTGCCTGA
- a CDS encoding YeiH family protein, protein MNKTSIAKIVFPIAALLCFFPFVSSAAALVLGVVLAVFLGNPYVDKTRSYTHHLLSLSVIGLGAGMDLMVVGRVGFQGIGYTVVGISFTMILGMLIGRLLKIERDTSTLITVGTAICGGSAIAAVAPTIRAKSHEVSVALGTVFMLNACALVIFPGIGHLLNLTQTQFGLWSALAIHDTSSVVGSTLQYGPESLQVGTTVKLARALWIVPVTFLIGMFYFRGQKVEGGAGKAKKPWFILGFLIAAALVTWLPELRPAGHIVETVAKRALVVTLFLIGANLTKETLKSVGIKPFLQGVGLWIVVASCTLGAILIGWVH, encoded by the coding sequence ATGAACAAAACAAGTATTGCAAAAATCGTTTTTCCGATAGCAGCACTTTTGTGCTTCTTTCCCTTTGTTTCATCCGCGGCAGCCCTGGTTCTGGGCGTTGTGCTGGCGGTGTTTTTGGGAAATCCTTATGTTGATAAAACCCGCAGCTATACTCACCACTTGCTAAGTCTGTCCGTGATCGGACTGGGTGCCGGGATGGATTTGATGGTGGTCGGGCGAGTGGGTTTTCAAGGCATCGGCTACACGGTAGTGGGCATCTCGTTCACGATGATTCTGGGGATGCTGATCGGTCGGCTGTTGAAGATTGAACGGGATACGTCGACTTTGATCACCGTGGGGACGGCGATTTGTGGAGGCAGTGCGATTGCCGCCGTGGCTCCGACCATTCGTGCGAAGTCTCATGAGGTGTCTGTCGCCCTGGGCACAGTGTTCATGCTGAATGCCTGTGCGCTTGTGATCTTCCCCGGGATTGGACATCTGCTGAATCTGACTCAGACCCAGTTCGGTCTTTGGAGTGCCCTGGCAATTCACGACACCAGTTCGGTGGTGGGTTCGACTTTGCAATACGGTCCTGAGTCTTTGCAGGTGGGAACCACGGTGAAGCTGGCGCGCGCATTGTGGATCGTGCCGGTGACGTTCCTGATTGGTATGTTTTACTTCCGCGGTCAAAAGGTCGAAGGGGGCGCTGGCAAGGCAAAAAAGCCATGGTTTATTCTGGGCTTTTTAATTGCGGCAGCGTTGGTCACCTGGCTTCCGGAGCTTCGCCCGGCGGGCCACATAGTTGAAACCGTGGCCAAGCGCGCCCTGGTCGTAACGCTGTTCCTGATTGGTGCGAACCTGACCAAAGAGACACTGAAAAGCGTCGGGATCAAACCGTTCCTGCAAGGAGTGGGTTTGTGGATCGTGGTGGCTTCATGCACTCTGGGCGCCATTTTGATTGGCTGGGTCCATTAA
- a CDS encoding DUF1328 domain-containing protein → MLRAAIAFFIIAIVAYIFGASGVAGLSVEIGRILLFVFLALAIISFIINLVSGRKP, encoded by the coding sequence ATGCTTAGAGCCGCAATAGCTTTCTTTATCATAGCGATTGTTGCCTACATCTTCGGTGCCAGCGGCGTAGCGGGGTTGTCGGTGGAGATCGGACGAATCTTGCTGTTCGTCTTCCTGGCTTTGGCAATCATCAGCTTTATCATCAATCTGGTCAGTGGTCGAAAGCCCTGA
- a CDS encoding substrate-binding periplasmic protein: protein MFRVLIFMGVCFAVVTAQAEKIVFASYDDIPPKIYREAGELKGTYVEIIREACKRMNVEPVFETYPWPRAEVMTELGKVDALFPPFLTEARQKVYYFTEEPISKTRNLAFALKKRNLKINSFEDFKGLTVGVNDRYSYGPAFDDFKKKLRLDHSTTQEMLVKKLSANDVKRVDVVIASEEAFWFLIRRMGYKDVFEEVFVVSENPSYVVFSKAAGKGHQQLAERFNKTLLKMKKEGVTKKIFDKYMK, encoded by the coding sequence ATGTTCCGCGTTTTGATTTTTATGGGCGTCTGCTTTGCCGTTGTTACGGCCCAGGCTGAAAAGATAGTGTTTGCCTCCTATGATGATATTCCCCCTAAGATTTACCGCGAAGCCGGGGAGCTTAAGGGCACTTATGTGGAAATCATCCGCGAGGCCTGCAAGCGCATGAACGTGGAGCCCGTTTTTGAAACTTATCCCTGGCCGCGGGCCGAGGTCATGACAGAATTGGGGAAAGTCGATGCTCTGTTTCCGCCTTTTTTGACGGAAGCCCGCCAGAAGGTTTATTACTTCACTGAAGAGCCCATTAGCAAGACCCGTAATCTGGCTTTCGCTCTAAAAAAGCGCAACTTGAAGATCAACAGTTTTGAAGACTTCAAAGGGCTGACGGTCGGCGTGAATGATCGCTATTCTTACGGTCCCGCCTTTGACGATTTCAAGAAAAAGCTGCGCTTGGATCACAGCACCACCCAAGAGATGCTGGTGAAAAAGCTCAGTGCCAACGACGTAAAACGTGTTGATGTGGTGATCGCCTCGGAAGAAGCATTTTGGTTCCTGATCAGGCGGATGGGGTATAAGGATGTTTTTGAAGAGGTCTTCGTGGTTTCAGAAAATCCGTCTTACGTGGTTTTCTCCAAAGCCGCAGGCAAAGGGCATCAGCAACTGGCGGAACGATTTAACAAAACCCTTTTGAAGATGAAAAAAGAGGGCGTGACCAAAAAGATCTTCGACAAGTACATGAAGTGA
- a CDS encoding FAD-dependent oxidoreductase, giving the protein MGRSAELSGPNLSKGVDLAELRENQSLLGYVGEEPVILVRHDDEYFAIGATCSHYGGPLSEGLVVGETVHCPWHHACFDLRTGEALKAPALNPVSAYNVEVREGKAYVTGKKESSVRPREWSESQRYVIVGSGAGGTAAAIMLRKQGFIGSITIISEDKSLPYDRPNLSKDYLAGNLPEDWVPLETEEFYQTHKIHFELSTKAEKIDAHRRSVFLSNGKTLRYDRLLLATGGEPIHPPIPGVQQDHVFYLRTLQDCRRIIGRTSWAQKVVIVGAGFIGLEVAAALRQRNLEVHVVAPEEMPLLKVVGVHVGSVLHKLHEEHGVIFHLGHTIKEIRQRSVLLDDGQSVDCDFVIVGTGIRPNTQLAEQAGCWVENGVLVNEYLETSVPGIFAAGDIARWPDPHSQRSIRVEHWEVAERQGQTAALNMMGDRVKFQDVPFFWTQHYDLSLGYVGHSDRFDRMDVMGDLSSRDFAVAYYEDQKVAAVLTLGRDRESLLVEEAIGQYDEKKIHEIFQQHEREHHP; this is encoded by the coding sequence ATGGGAAGAAGTGCTGAATTGAGCGGGCCGAATCTGAGTAAAGGTGTCGATCTGGCGGAGCTGCGTGAAAATCAAAGTCTGCTGGGTTACGTCGGAGAGGAACCTGTGATTCTGGTCCGCCATGATGACGAATACTTTGCGATCGGCGCAACTTGCTCGCACTATGGGGGGCCTCTTTCTGAAGGGCTTGTGGTGGGGGAAACTGTGCATTGCCCGTGGCATCATGCCTGTTTCGATCTGCGCACCGGCGAGGCTTTAAAGGCGCCCGCACTGAATCCCGTTTCTGCATATAATGTGGAAGTGCGCGAGGGGAAAGCCTATGTCACCGGAAAAAAGGAAAGCTCGGTGCGGCCGCGGGAATGGAGTGAATCACAAAGATACGTCATCGTCGGTTCCGGAGCCGGGGGAACTGCGGCGGCAATCATGCTGCGCAAACAGGGATTCATAGGCTCCATCACCATTATCAGCGAAGACAAGTCTTTGCCTTACGACCGTCCGAATCTGTCGAAAGACTATCTGGCCGGGAACCTGCCTGAGGACTGGGTTCCGTTGGAAACAGAGGAATTCTATCAGACCCACAAGATCCATTTTGAACTTTCCACCAAGGCCGAAAAAATTGATGCTCACAGACGCTCGGTGTTTTTATCGAATGGAAAGACGCTGCGCTATGATCGCTTGTTGCTGGCCACCGGGGGCGAGCCGATTCATCCTCCGATCCCGGGTGTCCAGCAGGATCACGTATTCTATCTGCGCACGTTGCAGGACTGTCGGCGCATTATCGGTCGCACCTCCTGGGCGCAGAAGGTTGTGATTGTCGGGGCCGGGTTTATTGGTCTTGAGGTGGCAGCGGCACTTCGACAGCGTAATCTGGAAGTCCACGTGGTGGCCCCAGAGGAAATGCCGCTGTTGAAGGTTGTCGGAGTTCACGTCGGCAGTGTGCTGCACAAACTGCATGAAGAACACGGCGTGATCTTCCATTTGGGGCACACCATCAAAGAGATCCGTCAGCGCAGTGTTCTGCTGGATGACGGGCAAAGTGTAGACTGTGATTTTGTGATTGTGGGAACGGGGATTCGCCCCAACACCCAGTTGGCCGAGCAGGCGGGATGCTGGGTGGAAAATGGCGTGCTGGTGAATGAATATCTTGAAACCAGTGTCCCCGGAATTTTTGCCGCCGGAGATATCGCCAGATGGCCGGACCCGCACAGTCAGCGCTCTATCCGGGTCGAACACTGGGAGGTTGCCGAACGCCAAGGGCAGACGGCGGCTTTGAATATGATGGGGGATCGCGTGAAATTCCAGGATGTGCCATTCTTCTGGACACAGCACTATGATCTGAGTCTGGGGTATGTCGGGCATTCCGACCGTTTTGATCGCATGGATGTCATGGGGGATCTGAGCAGCAGAGATTTCGCCGTGGCCTATTATGAAGATCAGAAGGTGGCGGCGGTGCTGACTCTGGGCCGGGATCGTGAAAGTCTTTTGGTGGAAGAAGCCATCGGTCAGTATGACGAAAAAAAGATCCACGAGATCTTTCAGCAGCATGAGCGTGAACACCACCCTTAA
- a CDS encoding C1 family peptidase encodes MKLLLTRLILALGLLCSFFLEMALAKQVDLRPLQTEVKDQKRRDTCAYFAVSALIESTIKGFTGHDYDISEEYEIYRHKVQSPWRPEVEFGNTYQLLLNFSNGNSLYLEKDLPYQESSLDFTKPFTPEQTSFFDLRQQKVTRVDYRSLRTKIITQMWVRKPWSELFMQELDAKRPVVVTLKVSLSHINDQKGTFTFSPQINADCDSGKINCGGHAVLIVGYDDEQRVFMFKNSWGPLWGNQGYGYVTFDHVDGFSDQPLTAYFDKLTGPMVRVVEP; translated from the coding sequence GTGAAGCTGCTCTTGACCCGTCTGATTCTGGCGCTCGGCCTGCTATGCTCGTTCTTTTTGGAAATGGCTCTGGCCAAGCAGGTGGACCTGCGTCCTTTGCAAACCGAGGTCAAAGATCAAAAGCGCCGTGACACCTGTGCTTATTTTGCCGTGTCAGCATTGATTGAATCCACCATCAAAGGCTTTACCGGTCACGATTACGACATTTCGGAAGAATACGAAATCTATCGCCACAAGGTGCAGTCCCCATGGCGTCCAGAAGTGGAATTCGGAAACACCTATCAGTTGCTTTTGAATTTCTCCAATGGCAACAGTCTGTATCTGGAAAAAGACCTGCCTTATCAGGAAAGCAGTCTGGACTTCACCAAACCCTTCACTCCGGAACAAACCAGCTTCTTCGATCTGCGCCAGCAGAAAGTCACCCGCGTCGACTATCGCAGCCTCCGCACAAAAATCATCACCCAGATGTGGGTGCGAAAACCATGGTCCGAACTTTTCATGCAGGAGCTGGACGCGAAACGTCCGGTCGTCGTGACACTGAAAGTATCCCTGTCTCATATCAACGACCAAAAAGGCACCTTCACATTCAGCCCTCAGATCAACGCCGACTGTGACAGTGGCAAAATCAACTGCGGAGGCCACGCAGTCCTGATTGTGGGTTATGACGACGAACAAAGAGTCTTTATGTTTAAAAACTCCTGGGGCCCTCTCTGGGGCAATCAGGGTTATGGCTATGTGACCTTCGATCATGTCGATGGTTTCTCGGATCAGCCCTTGACGGCGTATTTTGACAAACTCACCGGTCCTATGGTGAGAGTCGTTGAACCCTAG
- a CDS encoding OsmC family protein, translating into MQRKGSAHWQGNLQQGRGELSTESGALKNLPYSFSDRFESGTGTNPEELIGAAHAGCFSMALSGALAKKGFNAESLDVSATVTLEKSGDGFSITSSKLKLRALVPGIDRKLFESIAQDAKSNCPVSKVLNAEISLEIDFHELRSPSATAH; encoded by the coding sequence ATGCAACGCAAAGGATCAGCTCACTGGCAGGGAAATCTTCAACAAGGTCGCGGCGAACTGTCTACGGAAAGCGGCGCTCTTAAAAATCTTCCCTATTCATTTTCCGACCGGTTTGAAAGCGGCACCGGAACTAATCCCGAGGAGCTGATCGGCGCAGCCCACGCCGGATGCTTTTCCATGGCCCTGTCTGGTGCCTTGGCCAAAAAAGGATTCAATGCCGAATCTTTGGATGTTTCCGCAACAGTGACCCTTGAAAAGTCAGGCGACGGATTTTCCATCACGTCCTCAAAACTAAAACTGCGTGCGCTGGTTCCGGGTATTGATCGCAAACTTTTTGAGAGCATCGCCCAGGATGCCAAGAGCAACTGCCCGGTGTCCAAGGTGCTCAATGCCGAGATCTCGCTGGAAATCGATTTCCACGAGCTTCGCTCCCCGTCCGCCACCGCACACTAG